The following are encoded together in the Microterricola viridarii genome:
- a CDS encoding DUF6226 family protein: MSVHEDVFDGPAQPMPEPGDGSFGWAILSGDVEAEPAVTPAPVRHVEGYALLLVFAARRGVDPVELAGDPLALLRFVRAHAADLRGDERLRSATTIFIGNTIAALRTDADWRATAPGRTPEVGAGRMSFDIDGILDAIAPVPADGDGTGSPAPAVEELAATLGAWAAAEQADAREAAAEREREARLRAWPAPAPAPSGAPTYTRPELSAAEYCGDDGQRIPYGERWGAGSPDPDSYSTVSHPERFAGLHTVAEALIDHLERAFAVTVRREQPGPDGGFDPPLLHPQDGVTALVRVIPEHPDAAPLSFAFTNFPGVFVEAGLLHTFPYPICGCDACDETAENQAAEVEELVLGVAGGGYAEEFPLGSAGETLYSLVSFDEGGTQTGWRSGNGGAPTTIPEERLDAAAATLAALPRGWQAWPRRG; the protein is encoded by the coding sequence ATGAGCGTGCATGAGGACGTGTTCGACGGGCCGGCGCAGCCGATGCCGGAGCCGGGCGACGGGAGTTTCGGCTGGGCGATCCTCAGCGGCGACGTGGAGGCGGAGCCCGCCGTGACCCCGGCCCCGGTTCGCCACGTCGAGGGCTACGCTCTGCTCCTCGTGTTCGCCGCGCGACGCGGGGTCGACCCGGTCGAGCTGGCCGGCGACCCGCTCGCCCTGCTCCGTTTCGTCCGGGCGCACGCCGCCGACCTGCGCGGTGACGAGCGGCTGCGCTCGGCAACGACGATCTTCATCGGCAACACGATCGCCGCCCTGCGCACCGACGCCGACTGGCGCGCCACCGCACCGGGCCGGACGCCGGAGGTCGGCGCCGGGCGGATGAGCTTCGACATCGACGGGATTCTGGACGCGATCGCCCCGGTGCCCGCCGACGGCGACGGAACCGGCTCCCCCGCGCCCGCCGTCGAGGAGCTCGCGGCGACCTTGGGCGCGTGGGCCGCCGCGGAGCAGGCCGATGCGCGCGAGGCGGCCGCGGAGCGGGAGCGGGAGGCCCGGCTGCGCGCCTGGCCCGCGCCGGCGCCTGCGCCATCCGGGGCCCCCACGTACACGCGACCCGAGCTGTCAGCTGCCGAGTACTGCGGCGACGACGGCCAGCGGATCCCCTACGGCGAGCGCTGGGGCGCCGGCAGCCCAGACCCCGACAGCTACAGCACGGTCAGCCACCCCGAGCGCTTCGCCGGGTTGCACACCGTCGCCGAGGCGTTGATCGACCACCTCGAGCGGGCATTCGCGGTGACGGTGCGGCGCGAGCAGCCCGGCCCCGACGGCGGCTTCGATCCGCCGCTGCTGCACCCGCAAGACGGCGTGACCGCGCTCGTGCGGGTCATCCCCGAGCACCCGGATGCCGCACCGCTCAGCTTCGCGTTCACGAACTTTCCGGGCGTCTTCGTCGAGGCCGGACTGCTGCACACCTTCCCGTACCCGATCTGCGGCTGCGACGCCTGCGACGAGACGGCCGAGAACCAGGCCGCCGAGGTCGAGGAGTTGGTGCTCGGCGTCGCCGGCGGCGGCTACGCCGAGGAGTTCCCGCTGGGCTCAGCCGGCGAGACGCTGTACAGCTTGGTCAGCTTCGACGAGGGCGGCACGCAGACGGGGTGGCGAAGCGGCAACGGCGGCGCCCCGACGACGATCCCCGAAGAGCGACTGGATGCGGCGGCGGCCACGCTCGCCGCACTCCCCCGCGGTTGGCAGGCCTGGCCCCGCCGCGGCTGA
- a CDS encoding YciI family protein, producing MKFMMLLQSDESNSVTNGPDDDALNRMGRYNEELIKAGVILAGEGLHPTSEGVRLTYDGDDRTVVDGPFTESKELLAGFWIIDVASKEEAIEWAKRIPIPEGQVEVRQVFELADFDQSNEYVQKEKVWREEMGTSRTA from the coding sequence ATGAAGTTCATGATGCTGTTGCAGTCCGACGAGTCGAACTCCGTCACCAACGGGCCGGACGACGACGCGCTCAACCGGATGGGCAGGTACAACGAGGAGCTCATCAAGGCCGGCGTCATCCTGGCCGGCGAGGGCCTGCACCCGACCTCGGAGGGCGTGCGCCTGACGTACGACGGCGACGACCGCACCGTGGTCGACGGCCCGTTCACCGAGTCGAAGGAGCTGCTCGCCGGCTTCTGGATCATCGATGTCGCTTCCAAGGAGGAGGCGATCGAGTGGGCCAAGCGCATCCCGATCCCCGAGGGCCAGGTCGAGGTGCGCCAGGTGTTCGAGCTCGCCGACTTCGACCAGAGCAACGAGTACGTGCAGAAGGAGAAGGTCTGGCGCGAGGAGATGGGCACGTCGCGCACCGCGTGA
- a CDS encoding RNA polymerase sigma factor, which produces MSEGAGAPASPATDVAGDAARRAVEAVWRIESGRLIAALARVTGDVGLAEELAQDALVAALEQWPQSGVPRNPGAWLTTVAKRRAIDQWRRQAAFEQRATALAAELQAADAAAGAAALASGTAPAATASTVLAGAPLSVQTRPDLAVLQPIDDELLRLIFVACHPVLGRDARIALTLRLLGGLSAEQIARAFVVPTATMQQRIVRAKKTLSAAGVPFEVPERSEFEARLDSVLAVIYLIYNEGYSASSGDDWMRPELCREALRLGRVLAELLPREPEVHGLVALMEIQSSRLGARTTREGEPILLLEQDRGRWNQLLIRRGLAALDRARRCAAARGADAGSYQLQAEIAACHARALTPDATDWAQIAGIYERLARRVPSPVVDLNRAVALSMARGPAVGLVLVDALVAEGRLSGYHLLPSVRADLLQKLGRREEAREEYERAAALAGNERDRALLLNRARALRRG; this is translated from the coding sequence GTGAGCGAAGGCGCGGGGGCCCCAGCATCGCCCGCGACAGACGTCGCGGGCGATGCTGCGCGGCGCGCGGTCGAGGCGGTGTGGCGGATCGAGTCCGGCCGCCTGATCGCCGCACTGGCGCGCGTGACCGGCGACGTGGGCCTGGCCGAGGAGCTCGCCCAGGACGCCCTGGTCGCGGCGCTGGAGCAGTGGCCGCAGTCCGGGGTTCCGCGCAACCCCGGCGCGTGGCTCACCACGGTGGCCAAGCGCCGCGCCATCGACCAGTGGCGCAGGCAGGCCGCGTTCGAGCAGCGGGCGACGGCGCTCGCCGCCGAGCTGCAGGCGGCGGATGCCGCGGCCGGGGCCGCCGCCCTGGCATCCGGAACCGCGCCGGCCGCCACGGCCTCGACCGTGCTCGCCGGGGCCCCGCTCTCGGTGCAGACCCGGCCAGACCTGGCCGTGCTGCAACCGATCGACGACGAGCTGTTGCGGCTCATCTTCGTCGCCTGCCACCCGGTGCTCGGCCGCGACGCCCGGATCGCGCTCACGCTGCGCCTGCTGGGTGGGTTGAGCGCCGAGCAGATCGCGCGCGCCTTCGTCGTGCCGACCGCGACGATGCAGCAGCGCATCGTGCGAGCCAAGAAGACGCTCTCCGCTGCCGGGGTGCCGTTCGAGGTGCCGGAGCGGAGCGAGTTCGAGGCCCGGCTCGACTCGGTGCTCGCGGTGATCTACCTGATCTACAACGAGGGCTATTCGGCGAGCTCCGGCGACGACTGGATGCGGCCTGAGCTCTGCCGCGAGGCGCTGCGGCTCGGCCGCGTACTGGCCGAGCTGCTGCCGCGCGAGCCGGAGGTGCACGGGCTTGTCGCGCTGATGGAGATCCAGTCGTCGCGGCTCGGAGCGCGCACCACGCGGGAAGGCGAGCCGATCTTGCTGCTCGAACAGGACCGCGGCCGCTGGAACCAGCTGCTGATCCGGCGCGGCCTGGCGGCGCTCGACCGGGCCAGGCGCTGCGCCGCTGCCCGCGGGGCAGACGCCGGCAGCTACCAGCTGCAGGCCGAGATCGCCGCCTGCCATGCCCGCGCGCTGACCCCGGATGCCACCGACTGGGCGCAGATCGCCGGCATCTACGAGCGGCTGGCCCGCCGGGTGCCCTCGCCGGTGGTCGACCTCAACCGCGCGGTGGCGCTGTCGATGGCCCGCGGGCCGGCGGTCGGGCTGGTGTTGGTAGACGCTCTCGTGGCCGAGGGGCGGCTCTCCGGCTACCACCTGCTGCCGAGCGTGCGGGCCGACCTCTTGCAGAAGCTGGGTCGCCGGGAGGAGGCTCGAGAGGAGTACGAGCGCGCGGCGGCGCTGGCCGGCAACGAGCGGGACCGTGCCCTGCTGCTGAACCGGGCGCGCGCACTGCGGCGCGGCTAG
- a CDS encoding GntR family transcriptional regulator — MIEQPGTKRPIADQMYDVLLQQFMSGDRGAGQSLNIGALSRELDVSQTPLREALARLEHTGLVEREALRGYRVAPMMTRLEVQQLMEARLVLEPTLAEQAALRKTDEFISALRDTVDEFHQSAALADVAAEGFNQYWRSDDRFHMLIAAQAGNPFLAIAYTALGGQIQRFRLFSKLGRTGAKFAAPEHSSILDAIASGDGPAAAAAMREHVIGATERLLEA, encoded by the coding sequence ATGATCGAGCAGCCAGGGACCAAGCGGCCGATTGCCGATCAAATGTACGACGTCCTGCTTCAGCAGTTCATGTCCGGCGATCGCGGCGCAGGCCAGAGCCTGAACATCGGCGCGCTCTCCCGCGAACTCGATGTGAGTCAGACGCCCCTGCGCGAAGCGCTGGCCCGGCTCGAGCACACCGGTCTGGTCGAGCGTGAGGCGCTGCGCGGATACCGCGTCGCCCCGATGATGACCCGGCTCGAGGTACAGCAGCTGATGGAGGCTCGCCTCGTGCTGGAGCCGACGTTGGCCGAGCAGGCCGCGCTGCGCAAGACCGACGAATTCATCAGCGCGCTGCGCGATACGGTCGACGAGTTCCACCAGTCCGCAGCCCTCGCCGATGTCGCGGCGGAGGGATTCAACCAGTACTGGCGCTCGGACGACCGCTTCCACATGCTGATCGCCGCGCAGGCCGGCAACCCGTTCCTGGCGATTGCCTACACCGCGCTCGGCGGGCAGATCCAGCGTTTCCGTCTCTTCTCCAAGCTGGGACGCACTGGTGCGAAGTTCGCGGCGCCGGAGCACAGCTCGATCCTCGACGCGATCGCGTCCGGCGACGGGCCCGCCGCCGCGGCAGCCATGCGCGAACACGTGATCGGCGCAACCGAGCGCCTGCTCGAGGCCTGA
- a CDS encoding DUF1097 domain-containing protein: protein MSTDLNVREQQAPPMEGRAGRFRLALPPEIAATLLAVSTVALGALLGVPTYGIFLGWAAAGLAGTGRPARLPVLARCLAIGAVFGAGTLAATSALESVLGPDLPQWVCAAAVLAVANPLMIMVGRAPALSSVPGMFIGFSTLFAVFLSTTAAISGNILAALLVTVSMNLTGLVFYVIYNRLTGRPRAERA, encoded by the coding sequence GTGAGTACCGATCTGAATGTCCGCGAGCAGCAGGCTCCCCCCATGGAAGGGCGGGCGGGCCGGTTCCGACTGGCGCTGCCACCCGAGATCGCCGCGACCCTGCTTGCCGTGTCGACCGTTGCGCTGGGGGCGCTGCTCGGCGTGCCGACCTACGGGATCTTCCTCGGGTGGGCCGCGGCGGGCCTGGCCGGAACGGGCAGACCAGCGCGGCTGCCGGTTCTCGCACGCTGCCTGGCGATCGGGGCGGTGTTCGGGGCCGGCACTCTCGCGGCGACCTCCGCCCTCGAATCCGTGCTGGGCCCAGACCTGCCGCAGTGGGTGTGTGCGGCGGCAGTACTCGCCGTCGCGAACCCATTGATGATCATGGTCGGGCGGGCGCCAGCGCTGAGTTCCGTGCCGGGGATGTTCATTGGGTTCTCGACACTCTTCGCCGTGTTCCTCAGCACCACGGCAGCCATCTCCGGCAACATCCTCGCCGCCCTGCTTGTCACGGTGTCGATGAACCTGACCGGTCTCGTCTTCTACGTGATCTACAACCGCCTGACAGGCCGGCCGCGCGCCGAACGCGCATGA
- a CDS encoding MBL fold metallo-hydrolase: MWLLDDGERRVLVDAGQPAYIPLIHDGLAALGLTPDDVTDVLLTHMHWDHVANFTMFANATTWVGEKELAWAAEQPAGTKFIPDLHVQELLRRTEGVERISAGQEFLPGIHAIASPGHTPHHLAFFTERTPESMIFAGDSVKNIHELATLRADSSMDDEQSVSTIDRLRSLLTDTSGLLLPGHDVGLTVVDGEVQRVRPQHAVIGYFADATGGEQDRSIG; encoded by the coding sequence ATGTGGCTCCTCGACGATGGCGAGCGGCGGGTTCTCGTCGACGCGGGTCAGCCCGCGTACATCCCTCTGATTCACGACGGCCTGGCCGCGCTGGGGCTGACCCCGGATGACGTCACCGACGTTCTGCTCACCCACATGCACTGGGACCACGTGGCCAACTTCACCATGTTCGCCAATGCGACGACCTGGGTGGGGGAGAAGGAGCTTGCCTGGGCCGCCGAGCAGCCGGCCGGAACGAAGTTCATCCCCGATCTGCACGTGCAGGAGCTGCTGCGGCGCACCGAGGGCGTCGAGCGGATCTCCGCCGGTCAGGAGTTCCTGCCGGGGATCCACGCGATCGCGAGCCCGGGGCACACGCCCCATCACCTCGCATTCTTCACGGAGCGCACGCCGGAGAGCATGATCTTCGCCGGCGACTCCGTCAAGAACATCCACGAGCTCGCGACGCTGCGCGCCGACTCGAGCATGGACGACGAGCAGAGCGTGTCGACGATCGACCGCCTGCGCTCACTTCTCACAGACACCTCGGGTCTGCTCCTCCCCGGCCACGACGTCGGGCTCACCGTCGTCGACGGCGAGGTGCAGCGTGTGCGACCGCAGCACGCGGTCATCGGCTACTTCGCCGACGCGACCGGTGGCGAGCAAGACCGCAGCATCGGCTGA
- a CDS encoding NAD-dependent epimerase/dehydratase family protein: protein MTTVLYTGGTGRMGGVIREGLAGRYDRVVLYARSESDQPLHANEEIVIGDLADLERLTEAAAGVDVIVHLGGVADEAPYEAIRTSNIDGTYNVYEAARRAGVRRVVYASSNHVVGFHPASEVLDETAPLRPDTYYGVSKAFGEALASLYHDKWGIESVLLRIGTFRPAPEDRRQLGLWLSWPDGVELTRCAIESGPVGCQVVYGCSANTDRWWNADAGWAAIGFVPKDDAANHTEGVDFAAAAPEFHGGAFTASSYEGGIW from the coding sequence ATGACAACTGTGCTGTACACCGGTGGCACCGGACGAATGGGCGGCGTGATCCGCGAGGGCCTCGCCGGGCGCTACGACCGCGTCGTTCTCTACGCGCGGAGCGAGAGCGACCAGCCGCTGCACGCCAATGAGGAGATCGTCATCGGCGACCTCGCCGACCTTGAGCGGCTCACCGAGGCGGCAGCGGGCGTCGACGTCATCGTGCACCTCGGCGGTGTCGCCGATGAGGCGCCGTACGAGGCGATCCGCACCTCCAACATCGACGGCACGTACAACGTCTACGAGGCGGCACGTCGGGCCGGGGTGCGCCGGGTCGTCTACGCGAGTTCGAACCACGTCGTCGGGTTCCACCCGGCCAGCGAGGTGCTGGACGAGACCGCGCCGCTGCGCCCGGACACCTACTACGGCGTGTCCAAGGCATTCGGTGAGGCGCTCGCGAGCCTCTATCACGACAAGTGGGGGATTGAATCGGTGCTCCTGCGCATCGGCACATTCCGCCCCGCCCCCGAAGATCGACGACAGCTCGGGCTCTGGCTGAGCTGGCCAGACGGCGTCGAACTGACGCGCTGCGCGATCGAGAGCGGCCCCGTCGGCTGCCAGGTCGTCTACGGCTGCTCGGCGAACACCGATCGCTGGTGGAACGCCGATGCCGGCTGGGCCGCAATCGGCTTCGTCCCGAAGGATGACGCCGCCAACCACACCGAAGGCGTCGACTTCGCCGCCGCTGCGCCGGAATTCCACGGCGGAGCGTTCACCGCTTCTAGCTACGAGGGAGGGATCTGGTGA
- a CDS encoding phosphoglycerate dehydrogenase — protein sequence MSTAADFTDVLITTAFLHAGDEADRMLRAAGLTTRHVPDLAVLPTAERAQLLAGSRAIIAGTMPLTAADLSAAERLEIVVRTGVGYDSVDVATATARNIPVCITAGANRQAVAEHVFALMLATARRVPENIQNLANGSWQQLTGRELRGATLGILGLGSIGKAVAGIAAGFGMEIVAYDPYFDEDFAAANGIRRAELDEVLAQADVVTLHLFLDDSTRNLINADRLRTMKSDSILINTARGGIVDEDALVDAVRNGVIGGAALDVFATEPLPQDSPLLHTPGILATTHVAGATREARGTSGLMAAANVIDVLGGVAAPQFVVNPGYEAVLA from the coding sequence GTGAGCACCGCCGCCGATTTCACCGATGTCCTGATCACCACCGCCTTCCTGCACGCAGGCGACGAGGCCGACCGGATGCTGCGCGCAGCCGGGCTGACCACCCGTCACGTGCCGGACCTCGCCGTGCTGCCGACCGCCGAGCGTGCCCAGCTGCTGGCCGGGTCTCGCGCCATCATCGCGGGCACCATGCCGCTCACCGCCGCAGACCTGAGTGCGGCCGAGCGTCTGGAGATCGTCGTGCGCACCGGTGTCGGCTACGACAGCGTCGACGTTGCCACGGCGACGGCTCGCAACATTCCGGTTTGCATCACCGCCGGAGCCAACCGACAGGCCGTCGCCGAGCACGTCTTCGCGCTGATGCTGGCCACCGCGCGTCGCGTGCCGGAGAACATCCAGAACCTGGCGAACGGCAGCTGGCAGCAGCTGACCGGTCGGGAGCTGCGCGGGGCGACCCTCGGCATCCTCGGTCTCGGTTCCATCGGTAAGGCCGTCGCCGGAATCGCCGCCGGATTCGGCATGGAGATCGTGGCGTACGACCCGTACTTCGACGAGGACTTCGCCGCGGCCAACGGCATCCGTCGGGCGGAGCTCGATGAGGTTCTGGCGCAGGCGGACGTCGTCACGCTGCACCTGTTCCTCGACGACTCGACGCGCAATCTCATCAACGCCGACCGCCTGCGCACCATGAAGTCCGACTCGATCCTGATCAACACCGCGCGCGGTGGGATCGTCGACGAGGACGCGCTGGTTGACGCCGTGCGCAACGGCGTGATCGGCGGCGCGGCGCTCGACGTGTTCGCCACCGAGCCGTTGCCCCAGGACAGCCCGCTGCTGCACACGCCGGGAATCCTCGCGACCACGCACGTCGCCGGAGCGACGCGCGAGGCTCGCGGAACGTCCGGCCTGATGGCCGCAGCCAACGTCATCGACGTGCTCGGCGGCGTCGCCGCACCCCAGTTCGTGGTGAATCCCGGCTACGAGGCGGTGCTCGCGTGA
- a CDS encoding hydroxypyruvate isomerase family protein — MIVETSSGPVRLAANLKWMYTEVPFEQRFDAAAASGFTGVEFASPYELPADAIRRMLDQAGLEQVLINTPAGPAGSATVMGAAFVPGARDEFRAGVLSALEYATVLGTPVIHVMAGLRPTDADPELAFAGYVANIGWAAEQARSAGIRIVLEAINKRDQPRYGLESMETAAAVAEAVDPSTVGVLFDVYHAQVDRGNVIERFERLAPLVGHVQIADNPGRGEPGTGEIAYERVLARIAGSGYAGWIGCEYGPVADTHDGLTWTERISA; from the coding sequence GTGATCGTCGAGACGAGCTCCGGCCCCGTCCGGCTCGCAGCGAACCTCAAGTGGATGTACACCGAGGTTCCGTTCGAGCAGCGCTTCGACGCGGCCGCCGCCTCGGGGTTCACCGGCGTGGAATTCGCCTCGCCATACGAACTGCCGGCCGACGCGATCCGGCGGATGCTCGACCAGGCCGGTCTCGAGCAGGTGCTGATCAACACACCGGCGGGGCCGGCAGGCTCGGCGACGGTCATGGGCGCTGCCTTCGTGCCCGGCGCGCGCGACGAGTTCCGCGCCGGAGTGCTCTCCGCGCTGGAGTACGCGACGGTCCTCGGCACACCCGTGATCCACGTGATGGCTGGACTGCGACCAACCGACGCCGATCCTGAACTCGCCTTCGCGGGCTACGTTGCGAACATCGGCTGGGCGGCCGAACAGGCGCGCAGCGCCGGCATCCGCATTGTGCTCGAGGCGATCAACAAGCGGGACCAGCCGCGCTACGGCCTGGAGTCCATGGAGACGGCAGCCGCAGTCGCCGAAGCCGTCGATCCCAGCACGGTCGGCGTGCTCTTCGACGTCTATCACGCGCAGGTCGATCGCGGGAATGTGATCGAGCGCTTCGAGCGCCTCGCCCCGCTCGTCGGGCACGTTCAGATCGCCGACAACCCCGGACGGGGCGAACCCGGCACGGGGGAGATCGCCTATGAGCGGGTACTCGCCCGGATCGCCGGCAGCGGCTACGCGGGCTGGATCGGCTGCGAGTACGGACCCGTCGCCGACACCCACGATGGCCTGACATGGACAGAGAGGATCAGCGCATGA
- the otnK gene encoding 3-oxo-tetronate kinase, with protein sequence MIGVIADDVTGATDVAAALSRSGLRTLLSLTADIGEGAGDADAIVIGLKTRSIAVEEAVAQSLAALAALQRLGADRFYLKYCSTFDSTAEGNIGSVTEALAAALGTDLVVTTPAAPLHGRTVYRGHLFVGDALLHETHMREHPVTPMRDSSVPRLLAPQVSGTVDMLPLETVRDGAESVRAGIAAAAASGIGHLVVDAVIEVDLAVIAEAVDGDVLVAGSAGLIGAIALRRPASDRVVAGPPSGRTAILAGSCSRRTLEQIARFRASGGDAFQLVAEPGESAAELAEGALAWWDERPVDASALIYSSSPAEERDSRIPELGALYEQTAGLIATQLADRGLRRMLIAGGETSGEVVKALGTRTAVVGEEAALGAPWIHDADRDLHLILKSGNFGDPELFVDVARSGESR encoded by the coding sequence ATGATCGGGGTCATCGCCGATGACGTCACCGGCGCGACCGACGTCGCAGCGGCCCTCAGCCGATCCGGCCTGCGGACGCTGCTCTCCTTGACCGCCGATATCGGCGAGGGGGCTGGCGACGCCGACGCCATCGTGATCGGGCTGAAGACCAGGTCGATCGCGGTGGAGGAGGCCGTCGCGCAGAGCCTCGCCGCGCTCGCGGCACTCCAGCGCTTGGGGGCCGATCGCTTCTACTTGAAGTACTGCTCGACCTTCGATTCGACGGCGGAGGGCAACATCGGCTCCGTGACCGAGGCGCTCGCGGCTGCGCTCGGCACCGACCTCGTCGTGACGACCCCCGCAGCACCGCTGCACGGCCGAACGGTCTACCGCGGGCACCTCTTCGTCGGCGACGCCCTGCTGCACGAGACCCATATGCGCGAGCACCCGGTCACCCCCATGCGTGACTCCTCTGTGCCGAGGCTGCTCGCCCCGCAGGTGAGCGGGACCGTCGACATGCTCCCGCTCGAGACGGTTCGCGACGGCGCTGAGTCGGTCCGTGCCGGCATCGCCGCCGCCGCGGCATCCGGCATCGGGCATCTCGTCGTCGATGCGGTCATCGAAGTCGACCTCGCCGTCATCGCGGAGGCCGTAGACGGCGACGTGCTCGTCGCCGGCTCCGCCGGGCTGATCGGTGCAATCGCGCTGCGCCGCCCGGCGTCGGACCGCGTCGTCGCCGGCCCACCGAGCGGCCGGACGGCGATCCTCGCCGGCAGCTGCTCGCGCCGCACGCTTGAGCAGATCGCACGGTTCCGCGCGAGCGGCGGCGACGCCTTCCAGCTCGTCGCCGAGCCGGGGGAGTCGGCGGCCGAACTCGCCGAGGGCGCCCTGGCGTGGTGGGACGAGCGGCCGGTTGACGCCTCGGCGCTGATCTACTCCTCCAGCCCCGCCGAGGAGCGGGATTCCCGGATTCCCGAACTCGGCGCGCTCTACGAGCAGACCGCCGGCCTCATCGCGACCCAGCTGGCCGACCGCGGCCTGCGCCGGATGCTGATCGCCGGTGGCGAGACCTCTGGCGAGGTCGTCAAAGCGCTCGGAACGCGGACGGCCGTCGTCGGCGAGGAGGCGGCGCTCGGTGCGCCCTGGATCCATGATGCCGACCGCGACCTGCACCTCATCTTGAAGTCAGGGAACTTCGGCGACCCCGAGCTGTTCGTCGACGTGGCACGGAGCGGGGAGTCGCGATGA
- a CDS encoding class II aldolase/adducin family protein, with protein sequence MSGEAAAAQIERVARSIHRRGLTHGRTGNLAIRDGERILVTPTGVNLGEVEAGELSVLDAAGHHLGGPKPTKEAFLHVAMLRVRPDLNAVVHTHSLYSAALSCLDGLDEERPLPPLTAYYGMRVGELRLLPYFAPGDPAATAAVEDAARAGHALLLRNHGPVVAGVDLDSALDALEELEHTAQVYFITTGHPTAPLTAERLAALTSRTPSERTPPA encoded by the coding sequence ATGAGCGGCGAAGCCGCCGCGGCGCAGATCGAACGCGTCGCGCGGTCCATCCATCGGCGGGGGCTCACCCACGGCCGCACCGGCAATCTGGCGATCCGCGATGGCGAGCGCATCCTGGTCACGCCGACCGGGGTGAACCTCGGCGAGGTCGAGGCTGGCGAGCTGTCGGTCCTGGATGCCGCCGGGCACCACCTGGGTGGGCCGAAGCCGACGAAGGAAGCATTCCTCCACGTCGCGATGCTGCGGGTGCGTCCCGATCTGAACGCCGTCGTGCACACCCACTCGCTCTACTCGGCCGCGTTGTCGTGCCTGGACGGGCTGGACGAGGAGCGCCCGCTCCCGCCCCTGACGGCGTACTACGGCATGCGGGTCGGCGAGCTTCGGCTGCTGCCGTACTTCGCGCCGGGGGATCCGGCCGCCACGGCCGCCGTCGAGGATGCCGCCCGCGCCGGCCACGCGCTCCTGCTGCGCAACCACGGGCCCGTCGTGGCCGGAGTCGACCTCGATTCAGCGCTCGACGCGCTCGAGGAACTCGAGCACACCGCCCAGGTGTACTTCATCACAACGGGGCACCCCACCGCTCCGCTCACCGCGGAGCGACTGGCCGCACTGACTTCACGCACCCCCTCCGAAAGGACCCCTCCCGCATGA
- a CDS encoding substrate-binding domain-containing protein yields the protein MITLYSGLVVQQPLVESLIPEFEAASGSTVEVTFEPTSVLLELIGAGERPDMVLGVAGSVRDLADQGILDGDAVAEIAVSAVGFARMPETPGPVDGSVQAFLDYLVNARAVAYSLSGASGKHFAEVMRQQQLLERLDERAVRFPAGLTAEAVIDGRADVAIQQVSELRSVAGPQIVEPIPHELQSYARFAIGVRAGAPEAAGAFASFMASERASAAFAAVGLSAP from the coding sequence ATGATCACCCTCTACAGCGGACTCGTCGTGCAGCAACCGCTCGTCGAATCGCTCATCCCCGAATTCGAGGCCGCGAGCGGCAGCACGGTCGAGGTGACCTTCGAGCCGACCTCGGTGCTGCTGGAGCTCATCGGCGCCGGCGAGCGTCCCGACATGGTCCTCGGAGTCGCCGGCTCGGTTCGGGACCTCGCGGATCAGGGGATTCTCGACGGTGACGCCGTGGCCGAGATCGCGGTCTCGGCCGTCGGATTCGCACGGATGCCCGAGACGCCCGGCCCGGTTGACGGCTCTGTTCAGGCCTTCCTCGACTACCTGGTCAACGCCAGAGCTGTCGCGTACTCACTCTCGGGCGCAAGCGGGAAGCACTTCGCCGAGGTGATGCGCCAGCAGCAGCTGCTTGAGCGCCTCGACGAGCGTGCCGTCCGCTTCCCCGCTGGGCTCACGGCAGAGGCCGTCATCGACGGACGCGCGGATGTCGCGATCCAGCAGGTCAGCGAGCTGCGCTCGGTCGCCGGTCCCCAGATCGTCGAGCCGATCCCGCACGAGCTGCAGTCCTACGCGCGATTCGCGATCGGCGTGCGGGCGGGCGCCCCGGAGGCGGCCGGCGCGTTCGCGTCGTTCATGGCGAGTGAACGTGCGAGCGCGGCGTTCGCTGCCGTCGGGTTGAGCGCCCCCTGA